From Topomyia yanbarensis strain Yona2022 chromosome 1, ASM3024719v1, whole genome shotgun sequence, one genomic window encodes:
- the LOC131685825 gene encoding mitochondrial import inner membrane translocase subunit Tim9 — MTTQVSIDQLDKDQIKSFSDFLLSYNKLSELCFVDCIGEFTGRTVSDKEEKCSLNCMEKFLKMNQRISQRFQEFQMLANENALAAAQKLGAK; from the exons ATGACCACTCAAGTCAGCATCGACCAGTTGGACAAGGATCAAATCAAATCG TTCTCCGACTTCCTGCTCTCGTACAACAAACTATCGGAACTTTGCTTCGTGGATTGTATCGGAGAATTCACCGGCCGAACGGTTTCCGATAAGGAGGAAAAGTGTTCCCTCAATTGTATGGAAAAGTTCCTGAAAATGAACCAGCGGATATCTCAGCGCTTCCAGGAGTTTCAGATGCTGGCCAATGAGAATGCTTTGGCAGCGGCCCAGAAGCTGGGCGCAaagtag